The Brevibacterium atlanticum genome segment CGCACCGAGGGCGGCGGCACATGCGGTGGGGTTGCCGCCATAGGTTCCGCCGAGGCGGCCCGGTCCGACCGAATCCATGATGTCCGCGCGACCGGTCACAGCCGACAGCGGCAGGCCACCGGCGATGCCCTTGGCCGTGGTGATGAGGTCGGGGACGATGTCTTCCCATTCGGAGGCGAACATCTTGCCGGTGCGGGCGAAGCCGGCCTGGACCTCGTCGGCGACGAAGACGATGCCCTTCTCGCGGGCGTATTCGACCAGCGTGGGCAGGAAGCCCTCGGCCGGGACGATGAAGCCGCCTTCACCCTGGATGGGTTCGATGACGATCGCGGCGACGTACTCGGAGCCGATCTGCTTCTCGATCATCGTGATGACGCGCTTGGCGGCATCCTCACCGCTGATCTTCGTGCCGGCCGCGTCGTTATCACGGAACGGGTAGGACATGGGTGCACGGTAGACCTCACCGGCGAAGGGACCGAAGCCGGCCTTGTAGGGAGCGGCCTTCGCGGTCATCGCCATGGTCAGGTTGGTGCGGCCGTGGTAGGCGTGGTCGAAGACGACGACGGCATCGCGGCCGGTATGGGCGCGAGCGATCTTCACGGCGTTCTCGACAGCCTCGGCGCCGGAGTTGAGCAGCACGGTGCGCTTCTCGTGGTCGCCCGGGGTGAGACGGTTGAGGGCTTCGGCGACCTCGACGTAACTCTCGTACGGGTTGACCATGAAGCAGGTATGGGTGAAGGCCTCGATCTGGGCCTTCGCATTCTCGACCACACGAGCGTTCGAGTTGCCGGCCGTGGTCACGGCGATGCCCGAGCCGAGGTCGATGAGCTGGTTGCCGTCGACGTCCTTGAGGATCGCACCTCCGGCCGCCACCACATAGGCGGGAAGGCTCGAACCGACACCGGTCGCCACGGCTGACTTGCGACGCGCCTCGAGTTCACGGGACTTCGGTCCGGGGATCTCGGTGACGAGTTGACGTTCCTGCGGCAGAGCTTCGCCGCCAATTTCCAAAGCTGTCATACAGGGAAGAATAGGGGTTCGCGACGGTTTTTGTCACTTGCCGTCCGCGGGGTGAGCAGAACAGCACGATTCGCTCGTAGACAGGTGCGGAATCCGCAGCGACGCGGCAGTCGGGAATCAGCGGTTGCGACCGCGTGCATCGACGTCGCGATTGCGCCCCGGCAGCTGCTGTTCGTGCTCGCGCACGGGGACCACGATGGTCTCCTGGGCACCGACGACACGGTCGCCGTCACTCATCTCGAAGCTCAGCGGCGCCTCGGGCGAGAGGTTGCGTTTGACCACGGCGAGCCCGATCGGGCCGAGCTCCCAGTGCACGGTCACCGAAGTCAGGGTTCCCACGGACCGTTCGGATCCGCGGACCTCCGCGAGCACCTCGGTGCCGGGGTCCGGGGCGATGTGCCCGGACCCGTCGAGGTGGACGAAGACCAAGCGCCGAGGCGGCTGACCGAGGTTGTGGACACGTGCCACCGCCTCCTGGCCGCGATAGCAGCCCTTGGCCAGGTGCACGGCCGTGCGCAGCAGGTCGAGCTCACCGACGAGGGACTTGTGATCGATCTCATTGCGCCCCGGTCGCCAGGCGGCGATCCGCAGCGCCTCCCACGCGTCGAACCCTGCCATGGCGAAATCGTTCGCGGACAGCCCGGCGAGATCGGTGCGTCTGACGATGCCGATGACGAACGGGGTCTCGAGTCCGGGATGGTCGGTGCCGGCGACCTCGAGGCCGAGGTCGACCTCGGCGTAGGACGCGGAACCGGTGCCGATGTGCGGCCAGGGGTCGGACCACAGCTTCGTCACGGGCAGCTTCTCCGGCAGCGCGGTGACAGCTCCGAAGCACTGGTAGTCGTCGCTGAGGTCCTCGATCTCGACCCGCATCATGAAGACCATCCTGCGGAGGAAGTCGAGGGTGTCGTCGGTGTTGAGGTCGCTGATGGCCCACAGGGCCTCACCGTCGTCGACGATCTTCAGCCAGCCCTCGATGCGGCCGTTGGGGTCGAGCACGAGGGTCTCGGTGGACACACCTGGGGCCAGAGCGTCGATCTTCTGCGAGGTGATCGAGTTCAGCCACGTCAGACGGTCGGGTCCGCTCAAGCGCAGCACCCGCAGATGGGCGAGGTCGACCAGACCGTCCTTCTCTTCCAGGACGCGCTGCTCACGCAGCGATGCCCCGTAGTGGATCGGCGTCTGTGCCAGATCTCCCGCTCCGAGCACCGCGGTCGAGCTCAGCCCGCGGGCGAGCGAGGAACGACGCACCGCATCGGCGGGGGTGTCGGGAGTCTCCGGCGACGGCGAATCGGATGGATCGGAATTCGGCGACGCGTGTTCGGTCATCTCAGGACAGCTTCTTCAATCTGGCGGAGGAGTGGGAGGCGAGTTCATGGCCCATGGCCGCCATATCCCAGGCCCACATCAGTTCGCCTCCGACGAGTCCGTACATCCGCGTCGAGGCGGTGTACTCCTTCGAGGTCTTCGTGCGGGCGACGACATCGGTGGCGAGGTCGATGCGCGGGCCCTTGACGGTGCCTGCGTAGAGTTCCATGACTCCGTGCGGGTGAACGATCTCGGCTTCGAGCTCGAACGCGTCGTCGTTGGTGCGCAGCGTCTCGACGGCAGCGGCAGAGGTGAAGCTCTGGTCGGCGGTGGGCACCATCATGCCCGGGCCGACGTCGCCCTCATCGCGCTGACGCACCAGCTGCCAGATGCCGGTCTCGAGAGTCAGGGTCGATTCGAGTTCCCCGCCCTCGGTCAGCAGCCACGCATGCGCGGTGTACTGCAGGTACGGGGTGCCTTCGTGGGCGACGAAGTCGACGCGTTGGCCGAACTGCTTCTCAGGCGTATCCGCGTAGCCGACGACTCCGACGCCTTCCCACGACCCGATCAGCCAGGACAGGGGGACGAGCTCCGGATGGACCGAGGCGTCAAGTTCGATCATCGGTCTCAGCGGTTGTCTTTGAACAGCGCGGTGACGACCTTGACTCCCACGCCCAGGGCACCGAGTGCGGCGATGCCGACGAGGCTGGAGAAGACGATTTCGAGAGCAACGAGATTTTCCATGCCCTCAGTCTACAGTTCCCGGCAACTCGATGTGCATCCGGTCCGCCGGCACAGACGACCGGCACAGTCCCGTCTGGATGGGTGCTCAGAGAGCGATGCGTTCGAGAGCGTAGACGACGACACCGCCGAGGGCGATCGGGGCGGCGCCCAGGGCGAGCTGGACGGCGAAGCTGCGCGCCTTCTCCACGTTCTTCTTCAGTTCGATGTTCTGCGAGGCCTCGAGGCTGGCCGCCTGGAACTTCGCGAAGGCGACGAGTCCGAGCATCCGGTCGACGGCGGCGACGAGCAGACCCATGACGATGCCGAGGACGAGCGCGGTCGGCCATGAGATCGCATGTTCGAACACGAGCACGGAGAGGATCCCGGCGACAGCAGTCGCCATGGCGATGGCCAGGGGTGAGGTGTAGATCGCCGGCCACGGCAGTGCGGTCATGCACTGGGCGATGAGCAGAGCGTAGAGGCCGACGACGATGGCCTCCTTGTCGCCGGGCACCGTGATCGCCGCGACCCAGGTGCTCGCGGACAGGACGATGACGAGGCCGGAGACCTGCGCGGACACGTTGGCGACCGCGTCCGAGGCACCGATTCCACGAGTGAGGTTCTGCACGAACGTCCACAGCAGGCCCAGGCCCGCCAGCACCGGCAGCCAGTCGAGGTAGGGCGCGGTGTCGTCGTTCCAGGCGGCGAACAGACCGGCCACCCCGAAGAGGGCGAGCATGATCGACGTCGCCCGCGGCTGCGGGGAGTCCGTCAGGCGCGGCCACCCGTAGGCGACGCCTAGGACGATGAGCCCGGTCGCCAGCAGGAACAGCGTGTAACCCCAGTACACGGAGGTACTCAGGGCCAGCACCAGCACCAGGGCGACGGCTACTCGAATCCATCTGATCACAGCACTATCGTGCCTCATCCGGTCGCGGCTTCGCGATTTCGCACTCGCTATACTTCTATTCAGACGACAGACGCCGAGGAGGTGGAGGCAGCACATGCGGATCCTGCACATCTGCCCCACGGCTCGCCTCGAATCCCCCGTCGCCCCCGAATCGCTGCAGTACCTCGGCCACCAGGTCAGCCGCCTCGGCGCCGAGGCCCTGACCACCGCCGATCGCGAGTCCCTCGACGCCGACGTCGTCATCGCCGACGCCTGCATCGACTTGTCCCTGGCCCCGCGGATCGCCGAGGTGCTCACCCACCGCAGCGTCACCGCTCCCGTCATCGTCGTGCTCGGTGAGGGCGGACTGGCGACCGCCTCGGCGAAGTGGGGTGTCTCGGACTTCATCCTCACGACCGCCGGCCCCGCCGAGGTGGAGGCCCGGCTCCGCGTGGCCCGTGACCGTCACCGGCAGGCTCCGTCCCCCGGCCCCTACTCAGGTGGGGCGCGCTTCGGCAGCTCGTATCTTCCCGGTGCCCCCGCTGGCACCGCCACCGGCAGAGGACCGGTGCGCACCGCTCGCGGTCCCCTCGATTCCGGGCGCGGACCGGTCGCCACCTCTCGTGAGGCCGGTACGCAGGGGTACTTCGGCGAGGGCGTCGAGGGCGGTCCGTGGAATGCCGATGGTGAGCCGATGATCGTCGTCACCGGCACCCTGCGCATCGACGAGACCGCGTTCACCGCCGACCTCGGCGGCCGCAGCCTCGACCTGACCTACCGCGAATTCGCGCTGCTGAAGTTCTTCGCGATGCACCCCGAACGCGTCTTCACCCGCGACGAGATCCTCCTGGCCGTATGGGGCGACGACTACTTCGGCGGCACCCGCACCGTCGACGTGCATGTCCGACGCCTCCGTGCGAAACTCGGCAAAGACCTCGAGAACGCCATCCACACGGTGCGCAACGTCGGCTATCGGTTCAGCGCCGACAGCGTCACCGATGACGAGGATGAGGGCGAGGAGAACGACCCGGCCGACTCCGCGGAATCAGGCACGGCCGACACGGGAGAGACGACGAGCACGGAGGACGTGAAGGTATGACAATGACGGCCAGCGGAGCGGTCACGGGCACGCCCATCGACACCCTCACCGAGGCGGAGCAGGCGTTCCTCGACCGCGTGGCCGCCGCCGACGGCGCAGCCGAGATCTCCGGCGGGCTCATCGCCATCGCCACCGGAGAGGACACCTCCCACGAGGCGCAGACCACCTCGAGCGTGTGGCGCGTGTACGCCGACGCCGAGCTCATCGGCTTCGGCATCCGCGCCCTGCAGGGAGAACGGCACGCTGCCGAATTCCTCATCGCTCCCGAACACCGCGGCACCGGCCTCGGCGAGGAGCTGCTGAGAACGATCCTCGACGAACAGCCCGAGGCCTGGTGCTGGTCCCACGGCGACCACCCGGCCGCCGCGCACCTCGCGAAGAAACACGGGCTCGGCCGTGATCGCGTGCTCTACCAGATGCGCACCGACGCAGGTCTGAGCCTGGCCGACCTGCCGGAGACCGACGCCCCCGACGGCGTGGAGATCCGCTCGTTCGCACCGGGAGACGAAGACGGCTGGCTGGCCGTGAACAATGCCGCCTTCGACTGGCACCCCGAACAGGGTGCGCAGACCCGAGCCGATATCGATGCCATCGTCACCGCCCCCGATTTCGACCCGAAGACGGTCATCCTCGCCGTCCGCGACGGCGAGGTCATCGGATTCCACCAGACGAAGATCACGGACACGGAATCGCAGGGCCGCCTCGGCGAGGTCTATGTCGTCGGGGTCGACCCGCACATCCACGCCAAAGGGGTGGGCAAAGCGCTCACGGTCGAAGGTCTGCGACGGATGGTCGCCGACGGCGCCCGGGCCGTCGAACTCTACGTCGAATCGGACAACGCTCCGGCGCTAGGCTTGTACGAGCGATTGGGCTTCCACGTCGCGATCGCGCACGTGGCCTACGCCCCCGCAGGCACGACAGGCGAGAAGGAGTAGAGCGTTGTACGACATCGCAGCAGCCGGCCAGGAGCTGGGTCTGCCCGACCCGACCGACCGCTTCCTCGATCGCGAACTCAGCTGGCTCGCGTTCAACGAACGCGTCCTCGACCTCGCCTCCGACCCGGAGATCCCACTGCTCGAGCGGGTCCGCTTCCTCTCGATCTTCGCGACCAACCTCGACGAATTCTTCATGGTCCGCGTCGCCGGTCTCAAACGTCGCATCAACACCGGCCTGGCCGTGCCGAGTGTGACCGGTCGGATGCCCGCGCAGGTCATGCATGACATCGGCGTGCGCGCCTACGAACTGATGAGCCGGCACGCGGCCCTGCTCAAGGACGACATCGGCCCCCGCCTCGACGCAGAGTCGATCACGAAGGTCCAGGTCGAGGACCTCACCGGGGACGAACGCGCCCGCGTCGACGAATTCTTCTTCGGTCACGTCTTCCCCGTCCTCACGCCCCTGGCCGTCGATCCCGCCCACCCGTTCCCCTACATCTCGGGGCTCTCGCTCAACCTCGGCGTGCTCCTGCGCTATCCGGAATCCGGCAAGGAGCTCTTCGCCCGGGTCAAGGTGCCCCCGCGCCTGCCCCGGTTCTTCAACGTCGCCGAGGCGACCGACCGACCCGCCGGACGCGACGTCCCAGCCCGCTTCGTCGCCCTCGAGGACATCATCGCCGAACATCTCGGCACGCTCTTCGAAGGCATGGAGGTCATCCACCACTCGACCTTCCGCGTCACTCGCAACGAAGATCTCGAGGTCGAAGAGGACGACGCGGAGAATCTGCTCAAAGCCCTGGAGAAGGAGCTGCTGCGCCGCCGCTTCGGACCGGCCGTGCGGATGGAGATCACGGAGAACATCCACCCGCGGGTCCTCGAGATGCTCAAGGACGAACTGGGCATCCACGAATCCGAGATCTACCACCTGCCGACGCCGCTCGACCTCTCGGGCATGTCCGACATCGCCGACGTCCCGCGCGATGATCTGCACTATCCGAAGATGGTCCCGCAGATGAACAAGGACCTCTCGCTGCGCGAATCCAGCGATCAGGTCGACGTGTTCTCGGCCGTGTCGAGCCGCGACATCCTGCTCCATCACCCGTACGACTCGTTCTCCACGAGCGTGCAGGCATTCCTCGAACAGGCCGCCGCGGACAAGAACGTGCTCGCGATCAAGCAGACGCTCTACCGCACATCCGGCGATTCGCCGATCATCGATGCCCTCGTCGATGCCGCACAGGCCGGCATCCAGGTCCTGGCCGTCGTCGAGATCAAGGCCCGCTTCGACGAGGAGGCCAACATCACGTGGGCGCGCAAGCTCGAACGCGCCGGCGTCCACGTCGTCTACGGCATCGTCGGGCTCAAGACGCATGCGAAGCTCTCCCTCGTCGTCCGCCAAGAGGCCGAGGGACTGGCCCGCTACTGCCACGTCGGGACCGGCAACTACCACCCGAAGACCGCACGCGGCTATGAGGACTTCGGCCTGCTGACCAGGGACACAGCCGTCGCCGATGATCTGACGAAGCTGTTCAACCAGCTCTCCGGCTACGCACCGCGCTCGGAGTACTCACGCCTCCTCGTCGCTCCCACCCAGGTGCGCACCGGGCTCGTCGAACTCATCGAATCCGAGATCGCCATCGCCGAGGCAGGCGGTGCCGGGCAGGTGCGGATCAAGGTCAACTCCATCGTCGACGAGGCCATCATCGATGCCCTCTACCGGGCCTCGAGGGCCGGGGTGAGCGTCGAGGTGTTCGTCCGCGGCATCTGCGCACTGCGACCGGGAATCGAAGGACTGAGCGAGAACATCACCGTCCGCTCGGTGCTCGGTCGGTTCCTCGAACATTCCCGTGCCTTCGTCTTCGGCAACGGCGGGGACCCGATCGTCTACATCGGTTCGGCGGACATGATGCACCGCAACCTCGACCGGCGGGTCGAGACCCTCGTGCAGATCGTCCAGGACAACCACCGGGAGGAGATCATCGACCTGTTCGATCTCGCCTTCGCGGACACCACCTCGGCGTTCGAGCTCGCCGGTGACGGAAAGTGGACCCGACGCACCCACGATGCCGACGGCAACGTCCTCATCGACTATCAGACGGAGCTCATCCGCCGGCACCGCAAGCGTCGGCGGATCGGTGACGAAGCGTGAGTGGTCCCTCTCCGGTCGATACCGCGCAGGCGTCGTCTCGCGTCGACGCCGATGTGCTGGCAGCCGGAGCCGTATGCTGGAGGCACGGGGCCGACGGCCTCGAGGTCGTCCTCATCCACCGTCCGAAGTACAACGACTGGTCCTGGCCCAAGGGCAAGGTCGAACCCGGTGAGACCCTGCCTGAGGCGGCCGTGCGCGAGGTCAAGGAAGAGACGGGATTCGACATCCACCTGGGCATCCCCTTGCCCACTGCCGAATACATGGTCGGAGGGAAGAAGCTCAAAAAGGTCTTCTACTGGTCCGCCCAGGTCAAGGGCGATCTCCCCTTCGCCCCGATGAACGAACGCGAGGTCGACCGGGCACAGTGGCTGCCGATCGAGAAGGCGCGGACGAAGCTGACCTCCTATGCCGATCGAGATCAGCTCGATGCCCTGGAGAAGTACGATTCGACGGACGCGCTGTCGGCGTGGCCGCTCATCCTCGTCCGCCACGGCAAGGCGTTCCCGCGGTCGAAGTGGTACGAGACCGAGCATGTCCGCCCTCTCCTCAAGCTCGGCACGCGGCAGGCGATGGCGTTGACCGGACTGCTCGGTGCGTGGGAGACGAAGAAACTCATCTCCAGCCCGTGGAAGCGGTGCATGGCGACCCTGGCTCCGTTGTCGGCGGCGACGGGAAGGTCGATCAAGAAGGTGACGACGCTGTCCGAGAAGGCCACGGCGGCGAACCCGAAGAAGACCGCGCGGTGGGTCGAGAAGATCCTCGAGAAGGGCAAGCCCGTCATCTTCTGCACGCACCGTCCGGTGCTGCCGACGATCTTCGAGGTCTACCGCTCGCACGCCCCGCAACGGGTCGTCGAAAAGCTGCCGAAGGAGGACCCGTACCTCAAACCCGGCGAGGTCCTCATCGCCTACGTGCGTCCGGGTCCGGTGCCGCGCATCGTCGAGATCGAACGCGTCCGCCCGATCGACGGCTGAGCGGCCGGGTAGGGCCGCCTCGGCGATGGCAGAGTCCTGACGGCAACGATCCTTTCACGAATACAGCCCGGACTGTGACCGAGCACTCGGAACTGCGCGGATCCTTCAGCCGTCATTCATCTTCCATTCACGTTCCAACTCCTTGCACTTCACGCGTGATCCTTAGCGTGGACAGCGAACAATCGAGAACTCTCGAGCTGTCTCCACAACATGAAAGGCATCTTCGTGAAGATGAAGCATCTCGCCCCCTCCGCAGCGATTCTCGCGGTCGGCGCTCTCACTCTCTCAGCCTGCGGCGGAGCCTCGGCGACCGGAGAGGAAGCCAGCGGCGGCGACAGTGACCTGCAGGGCACCCTCACCGGCATCGGCGCCTCCTCGCAGAAGGCGGCCATGGATGCTTGGACCGCCGACTTCACCTCACAGAACTCCGGCGTGACCGTCAACTACTCCCCCGACGGTTCGGGTGCCGGTCGTGAGCAGTTCCTCGCGGGCAACGCCCAGTTCGCCGGATCCGACGCGCACCTCGATGACGACGAAGTGAAGGCCGGCAAGGAAGCCTGCGGTGCCGACGGAGCCTACGAGTTCCCGGTCTACATCTCCCCGATCGCCGTGACGTTCAACGTCGAAGGCGTCGACGAGCTCAACCTGTCCCCCGAGACCATCGCGAAGATCTTCAAGGGCGACATCACGAAGTGGAATGACGAGGCGATCAAGAAGGACAACCCGGACGCCGATCTGCCCGACACGAAGATCACCGCCGTCCACCGCGCCGACGACTCGGGAACCACCGAGAACTTCGCCGAGTACCTCAAGGCCACCGCCGAGAAGGACTGGGACGCCGAGGTCGACGGAAACTTCCCGAAGGAGTACGGCGGCGAAGCCGCTCAGGGCACCGACGGCGTCATCCAGACCGTCTCGGACACCGACGGAGCCATCGGCTACGCGGATGCCTCGGCCGTCGGTGAGCTGGGGACCGCCAAGGTCAAGGTCGGCGACGAGTTCGTCGAGCTCTCCCCCGAGGCCGCGACCAAGGTCGTCGACTCCTCGGAGAAGGTCGAGGGACGCAGCGAAGGCGACCTCGCCTTCGACCTGGCCCGCGACACCACCGAGTCCGGCGCCTACCCGATCGTGCTCGTCTCCTACCACCTCGTCTGCTCCTCCTACAAGGATCAGGAGACCGTGGACATGGTCAAGGCCTGGGAGAAGTTCGTCGTCTCGGAAGAAGGACAGAAGTCGGCCGCCGATTCGGCCGGTTCCGCTCCGCTCTCGGACGACCTCCGCTCGCAGATCGAGAAGGTCATCGACTCGATCAAGGTCGCAGAGTGAGCATCTCCGAATTCCATGAACGTGGTCTCTGACCTCGAAGAATAGCCAACCGGGAGCGGCGCAGAGGCCCTGCGCCGCTCTTCGGTGCCTGTGGGACCATCCGGGTTCCACCACAAGTCACGTGAGGAGTACTTGTGCCGACCAGCACACAGACCACCGAGTCAGGCCCAACAGGGCCGGGCTCCGAACCCGAGGCCGAGCAGCCGGTGCCGGCCTCGAAACCCGCCGGGCGAGCATCCAAGGCCGTCGTCCGTCCCGGTGACCGCATCTTCTCAGCCGCCACACTCATCGCCGGCATCCTGATCCTGGTCATCCTCGCCGGTGTAGCCCTGTTCCTGCTCGCGCAGTCGAAGGACACTATTGAAGCGCAGCTGACCGATCCCTCGCAGATCACCGGCGGCAAGGGGTTCTTCTCCTACGTCTGGCCGCTGGTCGTCGGCACGCTCATCTCCGCGGCGATC includes the following:
- the gabT gene encoding 4-aminobutyrate--2-oxoglutarate transaminase, with translation MTALEIGGEALPQERQLVTEIPGPKSRELEARRKSAVATGVGSSLPAYVVAAGGAILKDVDGNQLIDLGSGIAVTTAGNSNARVVENAKAQIEAFTHTCFMVNPYESYVEVAEALNRLTPGDHEKRTVLLNSGAEAVENAVKIARAHTGRDAVVVFDHAYHGRTNLTMAMTAKAAPYKAGFGPFAGEVYRAPMSYPFRDNDAAGTKISGEDAAKRVITMIEKQIGSEYVAAIVIEPIQGEGGFIVPAEGFLPTLVEYAREKGIVFVADEVQAGFARTGKMFASEWEDIVPDLITTAKGIAGGLPLSAVTGRADIMDSVGPGRLGGTYGGNPTACAAALGAIAAYEEDGLADRAGHIGEIIVDRLTKLQSKYPEVGDIRGRGAMIAAEFVEHDSIEPNADLVKKIADYCAKNGVLVLTTGTFSNILRFLPPLTISDELLHDAFDVIEAGLAELLPA
- the ygfZ gene encoding CAF17-like 4Fe-4S cluster assembly/insertion protein YgfZ produces the protein MTEHASPNSDPSDSPSPETPDTPADAVRRSSLARGLSSTAVLGAGDLAQTPIHYGASLREQRVLEEKDGLVDLAHLRVLRLSGPDRLTWLNSITSQKIDALAPGVSTETLVLDPNGRIEGWLKIVDDGEALWAISDLNTDDTLDFLRRMVFMMRVEIEDLSDDYQCFGAVTALPEKLPVTKLWSDPWPHIGTGSASYAEVDLGLEVAGTDHPGLETPFVIGIVRRTDLAGLSANDFAMAGFDAWEALRIAAWRPGRNEIDHKSLVGELDLLRTAVHLAKGCYRGQEAVARVHNLGQPPRRLVFVHLDGSGHIAPDPGTEVLAEVRGSERSVGTLTSVTVHWELGPIGLAVVKRNLSPEAPLSFEMSDGDRVVGAQETIVVPVREHEQQLPGRNRDVDARGRNR
- a CDS encoding FABP family protein; translation: MIELDASVHPELVPLSWLIGSWEGVGVVGYADTPEKQFGQRVDFVAHEGTPYLQYTAHAWLLTEGGELESTLTLETGIWQLVRQRDEGDVGPGMMVPTADQSFTSAAAVETLRTNDDAFELEAEIVHPHGVMELYAGTVKGPRIDLATDVVARTKTSKEYTASTRMYGLVGGELMWAWDMAAMGHELASHSSARLKKLS
- a CDS encoding ammonia permease; protein product: MIRWIRVAVALVLVLALSTSVYWGYTLFLLATGLIVLGVAYGWPRLTDSPQPRATSIMLALFGVAGLFAAWNDDTAPYLDWLPVLAGLGLLWTFVQNLTRGIGASDAVANVSAQVSGLVIVLSASTWVAAITVPGDKEAIVVGLYALLIAQCMTALPWPAIYTSPLAIAMATAVAGILSVLVFEHAISWPTALVLGIVMGLLVAAVDRMLGLVAFAKFQAASLEASQNIELKKNVEKARSFAVQLALGAAPIALGGVVVYALERIAL
- a CDS encoding winged helix-turn-helix transcriptional regulator — encoded protein: MRILHICPTARLESPVAPESLQYLGHQVSRLGAEALTTADRESLDADVVIADACIDLSLAPRIAEVLTHRSVTAPVIVVLGEGGLATASAKWGVSDFILTTAGPAEVEARLRVARDRHRQAPSPGPYSGGARFGSSYLPGAPAGTATGRGPVRTARGPLDSGRGPVATSREAGTQGYFGEGVEGGPWNADGEPMIVVTGTLRIDETAFTADLGGRSLDLTYREFALLKFFAMHPERVFTRDEILLAVWGDDYFGGTRTVDVHVRRLRAKLGKDLENAIHTVRNVGYRFSADSVTDDEDEGEENDPADSAESGTADTGETTSTEDVKV
- the mshD gene encoding mycothiol synthase encodes the protein MTASGAVTGTPIDTLTEAEQAFLDRVAAADGAAEISGGLIAIATGEDTSHEAQTTSSVWRVYADAELIGFGIRALQGERHAAEFLIAPEHRGTGLGEELLRTILDEQPEAWCWSHGDHPAAAHLAKKHGLGRDRVLYQMRTDAGLSLADLPETDAPDGVEIRSFAPGDEDGWLAVNNAAFDWHPEQGAQTRADIDAIVTAPDFDPKTVILAVRDGEVIGFHQTKITDTESQGRLGEVYVVGVDPHIHAKGVGKALTVEGLRRMVADGARAVELYVESDNAPALGLYERLGFHVAIAHVAYAPAGTTGEKE
- a CDS encoding RNA degradosome polyphosphate kinase yields the protein MYDIAAAGQELGLPDPTDRFLDRELSWLAFNERVLDLASDPEIPLLERVRFLSIFATNLDEFFMVRVAGLKRRINTGLAVPSVTGRMPAQVMHDIGVRAYELMSRHAALLKDDIGPRLDAESITKVQVEDLTGDERARVDEFFFGHVFPVLTPLAVDPAHPFPYISGLSLNLGVLLRYPESGKELFARVKVPPRLPRFFNVAEATDRPAGRDVPARFVALEDIIAEHLGTLFEGMEVIHHSTFRVTRNEDLEVEEDDAENLLKALEKELLRRRFGPAVRMEITENIHPRVLEMLKDELGIHESEIYHLPTPLDLSGMSDIADVPRDDLHYPKMVPQMNKDLSLRESSDQVDVFSAVSSRDILLHHPYDSFSTSVQAFLEQAAADKNVLAIKQTLYRTSGDSPIIDALVDAAQAGIQVLAVVEIKARFDEEANITWARKLERAGVHVVYGIVGLKTHAKLSLVVRQEAEGLARYCHVGTGNYHPKTARGYEDFGLLTRDTAVADDLTKLFNQLSGYAPRSEYSRLLVAPTQVRTGLVELIESEIAIAEAGGAGQVRIKVNSIVDEAIIDALYRASRAGVSVEVFVRGICALRPGIEGLSENITVRSVLGRFLEHSRAFVFGNGGDPIVYIGSADMMHRNLDRRVETLVQIVQDNHREEIIDLFDLAFADTTSAFELAGDGKWTRRTHDADGNVLIDYQTELIRRHRKRRRIGDEA
- a CDS encoding NUDIX hydrolase, whose protein sequence is MSGPSPVDTAQASSRVDADVLAAGAVCWRHGADGLEVVLIHRPKYNDWSWPKGKVEPGETLPEAAVREVKEETGFDIHLGIPLPTAEYMVGGKKLKKVFYWSAQVKGDLPFAPMNEREVDRAQWLPIEKARTKLTSYADRDQLDALEKYDSTDALSAWPLILVRHGKAFPRSKWYETEHVRPLLKLGTRQAMALTGLLGAWETKKLISSPWKRCMATLAPLSAATGRSIKKVTTLSEKATAANPKKTARWVEKILEKGKPVIFCTHRPVLPTIFEVYRSHAPQRVVEKLPKEDPYLKPGEVLIAYVRPGPVPRIVEIERVRPIDG
- the pstS gene encoding phosphate ABC transporter substrate-binding protein PstS is translated as MKMKHLAPSAAILAVGALTLSACGGASATGEEASGGDSDLQGTLTGIGASSQKAAMDAWTADFTSQNSGVTVNYSPDGSGAGREQFLAGNAQFAGSDAHLDDDEVKAGKEACGADGAYEFPVYISPIAVTFNVEGVDELNLSPETIAKIFKGDITKWNDEAIKKDNPDADLPDTKITAVHRADDSGTTENFAEYLKATAEKDWDAEVDGNFPKEYGGEAAQGTDGVIQTVSDTDGAIGYADASAVGELGTAKVKVGDEFVELSPEAATKVVDSSEKVEGRSEGDLAFDLARDTTESGAYPIVLVSYHLVCSSYKDQETVDMVKAWEKFVVSEEGQKSAADSAGSAPLSDDLRSQIEKVIDSIKVAE